The following is a genomic window from Magnetococcus sp. PR-3.
CCGGTTACAGACGTGGTTAGTCTCGGAGGACAAAGAGTGGCGTAAGGCCACATGCCGGGTCTTGATTCTCTATCGTCAACGGGGCTTGCACCAAACCCTTAAACAGCTACTGGATGATGAAGAGCCTGAGGTGATTTTATTGGCGATGGATGCTGTTCTAGCCAGTGGAGATCCAAGGGGTTGGCAGCAACTTGTCTCGATGCTTGGTGGTCCTTATACCCAGCAAATTCTGCGTCTGTTAAGGATGGGGAATGAAGCCGCTATTGATGCCATGATCGAAGGATTTGGCCATCATACACACCACCCTGCTTTGGGGCTTCGCCTACTCCGAGCGCTAGAGGCCCACCCCAACAGTCGTGCTCTTCCCTTCTTACTGGATCAGGTCACACATGGTCCAACCTGGGCACAGATTGGCAGTTTACATACCCTGGTTAAGTGGGGCTATACACCACCAACAGAGGTTGCACAGCAGTTACAGAAAGAGCTATCCACCCAGCTGGATTATGCACGAACCATGTTGGCAGCAGAGGTGGCCTTTAACCAGTCTTCAGATCCTGGTAAAGAAGACCTATCCTCCCTTATTCAAGCTGCTAAGGATGCCGTTGCTGGTGCCACACAACGTATTCTCTACCTATTGTCACTTTTGCACGGACCACAAGCTGAGCGGGTTAGACGTTCTTTTGAACAAGGAACCATGGCTGAAAAAGCCTTTGCTGCCGAGTGGCTGGATAGCACCTTAGCCGCCCCACTTAAAAACCATATTGCCTATTTACTGGATACGCAGGCTTCACCTCTAGAGCGTTTACGGGGCATGGGCGGATCTGTAGCAGACCTATCTGCAACGGTACAACAGTGGTTGCAACCCGAAACAAATGGTCTGGATAGCTGGTTTAGTTGTGTCGCTTTACACTATATGGTGTCAACCGATCCCACCCTGGCAAGTGCGTTCTGCCAACACCAACAAAAACACCCAGATCCCCTAATCACCCAACATGTGGCCTGGGCACAAAGCATACTCGCAGGGGATCAGCCAAGCAGTCCGCTCACCCTGGTACAACAACTCCGTAAGTTCTCCCTGCTTGCATCCTTTGGTGATGCCTGGCTCGCCCGGCTACTACCCTTGCTGCAAGAGCATCACTATAAACCCGAAGAGATTGTCGTCTCTGCACAGAGCATGAATCAAAGCCTCTATCTCATATTAGATGGGCAAATTGAGGTCTCTTTGCATGGCCAACAAGTAGCTGTTGTCGGTGCGCATGACTATGTGGGAGAACTCGGCAGCCTAACCGCAGGGCACTACCCGGTTGTTTTAAGAAGTGTACAAGAGAGCCACTGTTACGAACTGGATTTCTCAACCCTTTGTGAATTAATGGCTTGGAACCGAACACTGATCGCCCAGTTAACCGAAGCCACCTTTAACCGTGTACTGGATTATGCCGATGTGGTGGGGGTAAAATCATGAAGAATGAATCCATACTCTTTCAAAAAATCATACTGCTTCAAAGCTTTCCACTGTTTGCTCACCTTTCTCGGAATACATTGACCAGCCTTGCTGCTTCGGTAGAAGAAAAAACCCATCCCAGTGGTACCATTCTGTTTAAAAAAGGTGATCCAGGTCACACCTTACATGCCATCTGTTGTGGCCAAGTAACGGTCACCTTAGAACCCCAGCCTGCACAAACCCTAGGCCGTGGCGACGTTGTGGGGGAGATTGCACTTCTGACGCAGCGGCCACGTAGTGCGACCGTTATGGTCACAGAACATGCACGGTTACTAACCCTGGACCGGAACCATTTTTTAGATCTGGTGGCC
Proteins encoded in this region:
- a CDS encoding cyclic nucleotide-binding domain-containing protein, with the protein product MKNESILFQKIILLQSFPLFAHLSRNTLTSLAASVEEKTHPSGTILFKKGDPGHTLHAICCGQVTVTLEPQPAQTLGRGDVVGEIALLTQRPRSATVMVTEHARLLTLDRNHFLDLVAEDPQALQAMTTMVLQRFLA